In Leishmania donovani BPK282A1 complete genome, chromosome 28, the genomic stretch GGAAATGTACAGCGTGAAGATGCAGTGCGAGCGCGAGGAGACATCGTTGAGATCTGTCTTGGCGGTGCTTCGCTGTAGCACCGCCTGCTTGTAGAGCTGCAGGAACTCCTCCATGCTACGTATATTTCGCTCTATCACATTGGTGATGTGCGTGCGGTCTCCACTGTGCTTGATCGTGTGGTacacagcagcggaggaggacgctgTCGGagctgtgtgctgctgctgcagcatcaCCTCGTATCGCGCCGACCCACTTTGAAACAGGTCGCGGATGACATCGTTGTAGATTTCGATAAACGTGCAAGACAGCTCATGGCTCCAGCCCTCGTTGGCGAGCTCGGCTTGCCGCTGCAGTATCGTCTGAAGAGCGCGTGGAGTGACGCCGTACATCTCCGGCCTGCCTCGCACGTCGCCCTCCATGGTGAAGgtcttgccgctgcctgtTTGCCCATACGCGAAGATGCACACACGGTAGCCGTCAACGGCGTTGCGCACGAGTGGCTCGACATCGCGGtacacctcctcctgccgcgcGTCGCCAGTGAAAACCTTGTCGTAGGTGAAGGTCTCCGCGAAGCTGCTGAGGCCTGTCGAAGTGGCGTTGGAGCGCGTCTGGTGGATTGTGATGGAACGCCCGCAACTGTACGGCAGATGTAacgcatcagcagcagcacccacgGGAAgatgcgcctcctcctctctcgagCCCTGCGCTGTCGAAGGGTAGAGGAGCGGCATCACGGCATGGGcggaggctgccgcggcactgcctgccgttgccgtcggcgctgccccACGCACTCGCAAGAGCCCGCCCTGCTCCGCCCTCCGGTTGGCGTCGCTGAGGTCATCTGCCTCCCCGCGATCCGGGAAGGAAAAGACGGGTGCTGCTCCTTCGTCGGCAGTGGCGTCGGCCTCACCGTCCCCCATGACACTCGTCGTGGCCATGCTTGACCTTGTCGTGGAGCAGCCGCTACGCAACCCACCCCCACCGACATTGCGCCGGGCGTCTGTTTTTGCCACGGCAGCCCCTGCGGTGCTAGTGGGAGTACTCGCGACCGCCAGCATGCCGGCTGAAAGAGTCGACCCCATCGATCCACTGCGGCTGGGCAGCCGGCTGACGGGGGGCATGGCGACAGGCGCGACCACAGTAGCCGCAGCGCCCTCTCCCACGCAGGTGCAAATATCGTCTGGCTTTGACGAACGAAcggcctgcagcgccggcgccacgtCGCATGCGGTTTCGTCGCTTGGCAGTTGCGACGCCACTGGCAGGGCAGAGCCCTTCACACGGCAGTAGACACGAATAGAGCCTTTCAGCTCCTCGCAAAGCGAGTACAGCTCTCGCCGGGCCACCTCGGTCTCCATCGACTGCACATCGATGCGGTGCTTCTCCTTGCGGAGTCGCTCCATCTCCAGCACCAACTCCTTCACCTCCCCGCTAAGGCCATAGGTGGCATCCTTCATGCGATCCTCCTCTTGCTGCAGGTGCTCAAGGGTTATCGCGCGttccgccgccgtgctctTCGCGCTGgccagctcctgctccagCCGATCGCGCCCGTCTGTCGCCAAAATGATGGCATCCTGCGTTGCCTCCTGCTCGCGTTGAAGTTGACTCACAGTCTCTCGAGAAGTGCGGATGCGATCCAGCGctcgctgcttcgctgccaGACAAGCCTcctcgcgtgcgcgcagggCATCCATGAAGCCTTGGTAGCGCGCCACTGTGGCACCGTGGCGTGCCTCTACACGCTGCCTCTCGCCTTCGAACTCGGTGAGCATGCCTTCAATAGCGTCCTGGACCGCCTGCGTCTCCTCCGCGAGCTTATGCGAGTACTGCGTCAGTATCTGCACCTCTCGCTCGAGCTGTTCGCGCTTTTCCCGCCACGTGTCCCAAAGCTGTCTCTCGGAGTCACTAGGAGATGCGTCTGTCGGCGAGGCAGCGTTGCCGCCTTTGGCACCCGCCGTAGCGGGAGAGCTCGCGCCTGTGGCGGCATGATCTACGCGAGAGCGaaggccagcagcgccacgccctctccctggcagtggcgccgcgctcCGAGGCGTGTTCGGCATGAGGGAACGTGACAGAGGCGGCCGAAGCGGCTGCTGGGGCCGGCCGCGCCTCAGCGGTGCGCGGGCCGCGGTCGAGGATGCCGACTCTGCTGAATCGCTACTGCGCACGGAAGCGTTAGCGATGCCGTCCAGCGACaaggccgcggcggcacgggTCGTCGTGTTGTTTGCGTAGTGGggccgctgcaccgcttgGGCAGTAGTGGCATCATAAGAAGCTCCTGGTGTCGTCACCGGAGAACAAGGTGACGAAGCCTTCTTGCCACTGCTCTTATCCGATGCCACGTTAACCACCCGCGAATGCATCGGGATATGCGAGGCAGGGGAAGAGTAAGAcgaggctgcggcggccacagGCATTCGCTTCGCAGCAGTGTTGCCTGGCCCGACGTTCTCGGCCTCATCGGCAGCCACTCTCTCGCGTTTTCTATTGTGCCGcatgccaccgccgacgacgacgacggtggcagGAAAGCGATTGGGCAGGCAACTGGGAGAAGGCGCGCTTGCTCTATCACGCTTgctctttcccttctttgCTTTTTCTTCTCAAGACGCGGCAAGAACGGTGTGTACGTGGCGCTCTACAGATGTGGTCCATGCGGTGAGGGTGCCGTATGCGAATGCTTCCGGTCGCCAAGCGCGAGCGttagagagggagagggagaaggcgcgAAACGGAACACGGGAGAAAGAGTTACACCGAGGCCGGGAGGCGAGTCCGAATGTTCTCCTCCATCGGCCGGACTACTGgggtggcgtgtgtgtgtgtgtgtgggtgggtgggtgggtgtgggtgtgacCGCACTGCTTACACAGAGGCCGCACCGGCAAGAATAGAgcgcatcttttttttttcacaaGGACATCGATACGTATGCACGACTGTGCTTGGTATGCGCAGACGAGAGAGCAGGGTCACCTGCTCTACCAGCTTCCTGCCTCACCGAGTGGAGACATaaagtggtggtggtggtgtgcgcgcgaAAAGGGCAGGAAGGAGGCGCGGGCTGTCGGTGTGTTTCACTGTGTGGCCACATGCACATGTGGGCGTGAACTGGAGGGAGAGATGAGAAAAACAACACAAAGAGGAGACACGGAACcactcacgcgcacacacagagagagacacagacagacgcacTGATACGAGAATGGCTGTACATGTTTGCGTAGAGCTGAGGACAGGGAGTGTgtgagaaggagggggagggcgggaagGGACAGGATACAGCTGTGTACCCTCCCTCCACGcttcatcctcctcctctctctctacgaCCTCGCTCCGCTCAGAAGATGATGCCACACCTCCACCGTTGgcaggaggaaggaggaggagcggggtGTGCAGGTGCCCGTCACACAATGAAACAAAACGACAGAAGCACCACAAAACAGACGCGGCACCGGGCATAGCGCGCATAGGCAACACAGGAAAGCAGCAGAGTTCGCTATACATCAGCCACAACTGCACAAAGACGACGGAATAGGCGCCAGAGAGGTGACAGAAAGGAGGGAGacgcgaaggaggaggaagggggcaacagcgacgtcgccgctgcagggaTGAAAACCCTAAAGAAATctgcggcaacggcgcacAGGAGGGCAACGGACAGCAATGCAGAGTCGGACAGAGAAGCGGCAGGAGGTTGCTGAAAGACACGCAAGAGGTGaggctcacacacacacgcacgccagcCCGCATGCGCGACCAGTGCCCCTGTCCTGCCCTCAAATGCGCTTGAACACTATGCTCTGCGTGTACCAGAAGTTGTCGTTGAGCGAGCTCGGCAGAAAGACGGCGTCCGACGGCTTCTTGACATACTCCTTTGGCTCCTTGCGGGGGTCGTAGCCGCGGTACGGGTCCTCCCAGTACTCTATCGTGGTGGGCTTGTCCTCGACATAGCCGGCGGGGCGCCATGGCTGGTCAATGCGGAAGTGGGTGAGCACCGGCTCCGGCCGCTTCTCCCTGAAAGGCACCGTCATAATGTAGCAGCGAGACGTCCCCGTCGCGGGGCTCTCATCAAAGGTGAACCCCTCGCGGCCGGCGGGACGGAACGGCTCCGCTGGCATCTTCTTCTTCCACTCCTCTCGCTCACGACGCTCGttgatgcgctgctgctcgtaAATGATGGCGATATAGTTGCTTCCCACGTCGGACAGCGCGACGTGGGCGTAGCCGTAGCCGGTGCCCTTTTGCGCCGGTGAAGTGTACACGCCCCGCGGTGGCAGCTCCCGCTTCGCGATGGCCTGGTCGTGCTTCTCTGGGTACTCTGGGACGTGAGCGTATGGGGTGGCTTGAAAGCACCCAAAGTACGAGCCGAGACCGGCGGGCTCCGGTGTGGGACTGGAGTAGACGAACCCGTTCGGCGTCAGGTTCTTCTTCGCGCTTTCCAGttgctggcgacggcgcaccgcTTCGGggtcaccgccgcgctcgccatTCCAGAAGTGGTGTAGCTCCTTATCAAAGAGCGCGTCGGGGTTCGTGCCGGTCTTGGGGCGCGAGACAAGGAACGTGGCGCCCTGCGCGCGGGCATCGATAGGCTTCTTGTACCGATCGCCCACGCCGAGGTAGGATGGGATGGAGAAGACCATGATGCTCACTCTATGGAGTAAAAGATGTACACGGGCGGCACGCTcgcaaacgaaaaaaaattCGCGGAACACAAAGAGCTCGTGCGCGGCGAAACGGGATGGaggcgcaaaaaaaaaatgcatcCTCAGGTGTGttgaagagggagaggggagacgGAAGGGATGGGGACGAAAAGAGAATAGCGACACGATGATTATGATGGCCATGACAGTGCTCGATAGCCGAGGCGGCCCCGTCCACATTACCCGCTCGCTTTCCACAAACGTCAGTCCACATCCACGATGGGTATCATCAggaacgcacgcacacttcAACACGTACGCATGCTCGCACACAGCGGAATGGAAGCTGCTACAGCGCAGCACCGGTGCCTTCGCCCGCCACCATCATCGACCTGTCCGTTTGAGTGCGACTCGGATATGCACTTGTGATGGTGCATGCGCGCTTGGCTACCGCGTCGTTTCACCTCTAGGCACATCTGCACGGATTATGGCCTACTCTTACTTTTCTTTTGATGCGGTGCGCTTAATGCCAAACACAAAATGAGTGATTGATCAGTGCGTGCTCAAAACGAAGGCAAGAGTGGGCGAGAACGACCTGTCGTACCAGCGCTGCCTCAGTACAATAGAGGAGtgcgcacagctgcgccaAAACGCTACTCGAGCCCAAGCGCATATGCCTGAGAGCTGATGGGCATCGCGTCTCCCTGGGCCCTccgccaccatcgccccctcaccacacacacacacgtacccCACAGCTTTCCCTTCCTCCGTCCATCCGAGAACGGCGTGGCTTAAAAAGCGCGCCAACCCCTTCTACCTGGCCACTTTGGCTGCCTTCAAGGTAATCACGTGCACGCCAATCAGCCCCACCATCGAGGTGTAGAAAGGTCCAATCATCCCATCCGCGAGCAGTGCttcagccgccgtcgccgtctcaTTCGCGCCGCTGTCATGCCACTGCCCGCTAGCAGAGCGCATAGACCCGTCCTCAAGGATGACATCCGGCATCAACGCGCAGACAACCTGGTCGGGGTTGAGTAACTGCGCCTGCCGGTCCCAACCACCGAGTGGAACacagccgccgtcgtcgccgctgtggtCTTCGCTGATACGCAACGACCCGACCACTTGGCGGACAAGGTTGTAGCTGCGCACTTGCCCAAACGTGCGTACAGAGGAGAAAAACTTCTGCATGGTGGTATCCTGCCGGTGAGTCTGCACAACGATGCAGCAACGCTTTTTTTTCAGGGTGCCCGACGTGTacggcgccgtgctgcgcgcggtgAGAGCCAGGTGAATTGTGTCGACCAGTGCAGGAATGACGTCGGTGTCGTAGATACAGTCGGCCACGAGGGTCACGTCCACCTCGTCCTTCATGAACATTTCCTCGTTATCGGCGTGGTTCAGCCAGTCGAGCAACGCCGCGCGAtgaagcggcggcgtcggacCCCTCTCCAGCCCACGCTTGGCAGCCAGCGACTCGGAGACAAGGCGGATGCCGTTTTCGGTCATGTTGAAACGCATGTTGTCAACGATGGACTCCTGGTAATCCGTGGCGAGGAAGGACGCGACGTGCTGCTGGTACTCCTTCATATGGTGCAGGTACACCGGCGTGAGGCCGACCCCCGCGCCAAGCTCCAGGATGCGCAACGGACTGCTGCACACATTTGTACCACTACTGCTGCCGGCACTGCCGTcattgctgctgcgcaggctACAGCTAGCCGTAGGGCCCAGTGACAGTGGGGTCGGCATGGTGTGCGGGTGCAGCCCGTTTGATGTCGccagcagtggcgccggGGATGCACTGCTGTTCGATGTACTGTTCGTCGCGCGCGGGAGGCCGAGAACGTCCGCCAGCATGTGCGTCTGCCCTTTCAGCTcctgcgcgagcagctgaATCATGACAAAGGCGGCTGGCCAGAGCGAGAGGCCCACGTTGGAGAACTGCTCACAGGAGACACGGATGCTGCTGAACTGATCAAGCggccgcacagcagcagcagcggcggcggcagaggctgGGGTTGGTGCTGGTGgatgtggcggcagcggcacctgctgacgctgctgctggtgctggtggtgcctCGGCGaccgctgcgacggcgatgtGGGTGGAGAGCGTACGGACGCCATGGGCAGAAGCACCTTCGAGTCGTCGTTGACCAGAATGCACGGCGGCATGCCATGGGGGGaaagggtgtgtgtgggttCGCTGTGGGAGTTTAGAGACCGCTGAGAGCTGCCCGTGTGCATCTCAGGAGACAACGAGGCACGCGGTGAGGAGCCGGGGGGGACGGAGTGCACCTGTGACGGCGTCGGAATCGCAGACAGTGGCATTGACGGGCCAGAAGGCGGTGTTGAGGTGGCAGGCGCGCTCGTGATGGCAGGGGTGTCTGGCGCACTAGCAAACGGGTTGTAGAATGTCTTGAAGCAAAACCCCTGCTCACTGGCCCCCCCGAAGACGCTTACCCGAATAAACTCCTCCATCAACTCCGTCTGCACTGGGTCCTCGCTCGACGTGGAGGACAGCGCGTAGTCGGCAGCGTACTGCTCCTCTACCGAGTTTATGTACGCCTTGAGCAAGGCTCGCACCAttcgacgacgcggcgggtACTTCTTCACGACGGGGTGCCGCACAAACCATTCCACAGCGAGCATCTGTGCCTCAGCGCTGCACCAGGCCACACCCTGACTCTCGCAGTCAGCCTGAAAGGCGCTCAGCACAATGGTTGGCGGCGCACTCTGTAGGAAGAGAATCAGCGACCGAGGAAAGCTGCACTCGAAGCTGCAGAGCGACGGCGTGTTCCGGGGAAGAGGCTCCATCGTGATGCGACAAAGCCAACCCAACACGGTAAGCCGTGAGAAAAGGCGTCCTTGAGTGCGCACGGctcgagaaagagaaggcacacgcgcaaggGCAGCCGCAGGAAGCAGCCTGAGCGAGGGTGAGCACCACCGCAGGGACTGCCTCtcctgctgccactgccgtcgATGCTGGTACACGCGATAATGTTGGTGCGGAAGCTAGGGTGGCCAAGGCAGCTGACacgagagaaacagagaagaggcaggaggagcgagggagaagatAGTGACGCTTGCAACACCTGCCCGTCAAGCCGAACCAAATTTGAGCAAGCACGAGAGCCGAAGAGAACGACACATCCATCAAAGATGGCAAcctcgcgcgcaccgccaacAACATAAGACGAAGATGAGGAAGACGAAAGGTGTAGGAGCGCAGTCGTAAAACACAGAGCAAGCGAGCGAgtgagaggggggaggcggagcaggagagagTACGCGTGTCACCCGCAATCAAAATACGGACgcggtggcacacacacacaaacacaaaaacgcatacacgcacgaaaagaaagcaCGCGAACACACGGAGCGCGAAAAGGAGCACAACAAACagaagaaaggaagaagaaCAGATATCCAGCccgcagcgatgcagcaAGAGCACACTGTCGCCAACTCCGAAAAAGACGCAGATATACTGAGtatctcttcctctctctccctctccactcccctccctccagaTATAGATACAGATATAGATGTATATAGAGAGATGTGTGTAATAGGAAGAGAACGCAAAAGAAAGAACAAGGATACGTGCCCCCAAGGGCAGTGCGTGAGGTGAAATGGGGCGGGTGAAGGGGGGGGCAGAGATTACAAGGCGTTAAGCATTTTAACTGGAAGACAATACAAGGAGGTGGTGCCACACAAGAACTTTCGTTGCGGATGCGTGCTTGACcgctgcagtcgcagcaCAGGCACCCACGGTATCAGAAAAGGTGAGGATGCCAATGAAAAGGGCACCGTCCATGAATGTCCCTCGcctgttttgttttgcttcttCGTTCACCCTCCGCCGTGTAGCTTGCGGCTGCGGTGTCTCGGCGTGCTGGcacctgtgcgtgtgtgcacgtgccgAGGGGAGACCGGAGAAGCGGACGGGTaaggaggcgcgcacacacgcgcggcacAACCACCAGCGGTTTCTTTTGTGTTGTCGGGGGTCTCGTCCGCGGAaaatgggggagggggaagcgAAAAGACAGCCAAAGAAAGTTTCGAGAGGGCAGGCATTTGCACACAGAAAcatccccaccccacccacctgGCACAggagggcggagagagaagctaGTGTCGGGGCGGCGTCTCTCAGCCCGGCCAGCGGGAGACATCTGTGGACCGATCCGCATGAATGCCCGCGTGCAGAGGGAAGCGCCTCCGGGTGTTTGGCAATACGGCTTCGCGTTTGGTTCGATAGTTCTTCTCACGAAGCAGCCGTTATAGGTCCTCGCCTCTAATGCGAGGCGGACGCAGGTACGGTGGGCTTGCACCGAAAAAGACTTGGGAGCGCAAGCCTTGCGGCTGTCAAGGAGACACAAGTAGAGACACTGTGTGTTGAAAGGCAAGCACAAGGCGCACCA encodes the following:
- a CDS encoding C-terminal motor kinesin, putative, encoding MRHNRKRERVAADEAENVGPGNTAAKRMPVAAAASSYSSPASHIPMHSRVVNVASDKSSGKKASSPCSPVTTPGASYDATTAQAVQRPHYANNTTTRAAAALSLDGIANASVRSSDSAESASSTAARAPLRRGRPQQPLRPPLSRSLMPNTPRSAAPLPGRGRGAAGLRSRVDHAATGASSPATAGAKGGNAASPTDASPSDSERQLWDTWREKREQLEREVQILTQYSHKLAEETQAVQDAIEGMLTEFEGERQRVEARHGATVARYQGFMDALRAREEACLAAKQRALDRIRTSRETVSQLQREQEATQDAIILATDGRDRLEQELASAKSTAAERAITLEHLQQEEDRMKDATYGLSGEVKELVLEMERLRKEKHRIDVQSMETEVARRELYSLCEELKGSIRVYCRVKGSALPVASQLPSDETACDVAPALQAVRSSKPDDICTCVGEGAAATVVAPVAMPPVSRLPSRSGSMGSTLSAGMLAVASTPTSTAGAAVAKTDARRNVGGGGLRSGCSTTRSSMATTSVMGDGEADATADEGAAPVFSFPDRGEADDLSDANRRAEQGGLLRVRGAAPTATAGSAAAASAHAVMPLLYPSTAQGSREEEAHLPVGAAADALHLPYSCGRSITIHQTRSNATSTGLSSFAETFTYDKVFTGDARQEEVYRDVEPLVRNAVDGYRVCIFAYGQTGSGKTFTMEGDVRGRPEMYGVTPRALQTILQRQAELANEGWSHELSCTFIEIYNDVIRDLFQSGSARYEVMLQQQHTAPTASSSAAVYHTIKHSGDRTHITNVIERNIRSMEEFLQLYKQAVLQRSTAKTDLNDVSSRSHCIFTLYISGTNATIRQRSDGVLCLVDLAGSERVNDSGVQGKQFKEAVNINRSLLDLGKCIRALRCGAVVPWRNCKLTYLLQNYLGAKGGKMLMIVTVSNAKAHALESLNSLRFAARVQETYVGTSVKRVTSI